A single Bos mutus isolate GX-2022 chromosome 16, NWIPB_WYAK_1.1, whole genome shotgun sequence DNA region contains:
- the SCNN1D gene encoding amiloride-sensitive sodium channel subunit delta isoform X3, with protein MQAEGTGQTVGGGPGTWTCPQASPPTLPEEEHGERLVELHASFRELVTFFCTNSTIHGTIRLVCSSQNRLKTASWGLLLAGALGVLYWQFALLFEQYWRYPVIMTVSVHSERKLFPSVTLCDMNPHRPHLARHHLRVLDDFARESIYSLYRFNFSDSMDALGAEVPGPEPAFHLDRRIRLQRLRPLDGQNRVGFKLCNSTGGDCVERAYSSGVVAAREWYRFHYINILALLPAAHEDSHDSHFVFSCRYDDRDCHAQHFQTSHHPTYGSCYTFNGVWAAQRPGVTHRISLVLRAEQLDHLPLLSTKAGIKVMIHPQDHTPFLEHQGFSIRPGTETTIDIREDEVHRLGSPYGQCMDSTGSVDVQLLYNTSYTRQACLVSCFQHLMVETCSCGYFFYPLPAGAEYCSYMRHPAWGHCFHHLYQKLKTHQLPCTTRCPRPCRESSYKLSAGTSRWPSSTSADWVLAVLGEPSRRNPWPSSASIKSWPLPLPSSPSRARTEGPTSRSGAQPLSPEPCPSISLAKVNIFYQELNYRTVDETPVYSVPQLLSAMGSLWSLWFGSSVLSVVEVLELLLDAIALTLLLCCRWLCGSRGQPRAATRVHPPSQRPASGPVAADTTSNAPGPGCLHLPRCCRDFSRSLG; from the exons ATGCAGGCTGAAGGCACGGGCCAAACAGTGGGTGGGGGGCCAGGAACCTGGACATGCCCCCAGGCATCCCCACCGACGCTGCCCGAGGAGGAACATGGAGAGAGGCTGGTAGAGCTGCACGCCTCCTTCAGGGAGCTGGTCACCTTCTTCTGCACCAACTCCACTATCCACGGCACCATCCGCCTTGTTTGCTCCAGCCAGAACCGCCTCAAGACGGCCTCCTGGGGGCTACTGCTGGCAGGAGCCCTGGGCGTGCTCTACTGGCAGTTCGCACTCCTCTTCGAGCAGTACTGGCGTTACCCGGTCATCATGACAGTGTCCGTGCACTCGGAGCGCAAGCTCTTCCCATCGGTCACTCTGTGCGACATGAACCCACACCG gcCACACTTAGCCCGCCACCATCTGCGGGTTCTGGATGACTTTGCCCGGGAGAGCATCTACTCCCTGTATCGGTTCAACTTTAGCGACAGCATGGACGCCCTGGGGGCCGAGGTCCCAGGTCCAGAGCCCGCCTTCCATCTGGACCGTAGGATCCGCCTGCAGAGGCTGAGGCCCTTGGACGGCCAGAACAGAGTGGGCTTCAAACTG TGTAACAGCACTGGCGGCGACTGTGTTGAGCGGGCCTACTCCTCCGGCGTGGTGGCCGCCCGGGAGTGGTACCGCTTCCACTACATAAACATCCTGGCCCTGCTGCCCGCTGCCCACGAGGACAGCCACGACAGCCACTTTGTCTTCTCCTGCCGCTACGATGACCGGGACTGCCATGCCCA GCACTTCCAGACATCCCACCACCCCACCTACGGCAGCTGCTACACTTTCAACGGTGTCTGGGCCGCACAACGACCGGGCGTCACCCACA GGATCAGCCTGGTCCTCAGGGCTGAGCAGCTGGACCACCTCCCTCTACTGTCCACGAAGGCTGGCATCAAGGTCATGATCCACCCACAAGACCACACGCCCTTCCTGGAGCATCAGGGCTTCAGCATCCGGCCAGGGACAGAGACCACCATTGACATCCGTGAG GACGAGGTGCACCGGCTCGGGAGCCCCTATGGGCAGTGCATGGACAGCACAGGCAGCGTGGACGTGCAGCTACTGTACAACACCTCCTACACCAGGCAG GCCTGTCTGGTCTCCTGCTTTCAGCATCTGATGGTGGAGACCTGCTCCTGCGGCTACTTCTTCTACCCTCTGCCGGCGGGGGCCGAGTACTGCAGCTACATGCGGCACCCAGCCTGGG GTCACTGCTTCCACCACCTCTACCAGAAACTGAAGACCCACCAGCTTCCCTGCACCACCCGATGCCCGCGGCCTTGCAG GGAGTCTTCGTACAAGCTCTCTGCCGGGACCTCCAGATGGCCTTCCTCCACATCAGCT GACTGGgtcctggctgtgctgggtgagCCAAGCCGACGGAACCCATGGCCATCTTCTGCCTCTATCAAgtcctggccgctgcccctgcCCTCCTCGCCCTCCAGGGCCCGCACAGAGGGCCCCACCAGCAGGTCTGGGGCTCAGCCCCTCTCACCTGAGCCCTGCCCCAGCATCAGCCTGGCCAAGGTGAACATTTTCTATCAGGAGCTCAACTACCGCACGGTGGACGAGACACCGGTCTACTCG GTGCCACAGCTGCTCTCAGCCATGGGCAGCCTCTGGAGCCTGTGGTTCGGTTCTTCCGTCCTCTCGGTTGTGGAGGTGCTAGAGCTGCTACTGGACGCCATAGCCCTCACCCTACTGCTGTGCTGCCGCTGGCTCTGTGGGTCTCGGGGCCAGCCCAGGGCGGCCACAAGGGTGCACCCTCCGAGCCAGAGGCCAGCCAGTGGACCAGTGGCTGCAGACACAACGTCGAATGCCCCGGGGCCTGGCTGCCTTCACCTACCAAGATGCTGCCGGGACTTCAGCAGGAGTCTCGGCTGA
- the SCNN1D gene encoding amiloride-sensitive sodium channel subunit delta isoform X1 — protein MENGRLMAQVGRPGWGQAKWWAGALLSLTSQMQAEGTGQTVGGGPGTWTCPQASPPTLPEEEHGERLVELHASFRELVTFFCTNSTIHGTIRLVCSSQNRLKTASWGLLLAGALGVLYWQFALLFEQYWRYPVIMTVSVHSERKLFPSVTLCDMNPHRPHLARHHLRVLDDFARESIYSLYRFNFSDSMDALGAEVPGPEPAFHLDRRIRLQRLRPLDGQNRVGFKLCNSTGGDCVERAYSSGVVAAREWYRFHYINILALLPAAHEDSHDSHFVFSCRYDDRDCHAQHFQTSHHPTYGSCYTFNGVWAAQRPGVTHRISLVLRAEQLDHLPLLSTKAGIKVMIHPQDHTPFLEHQGFSIRPGTETTIDIREDEVHRLGSPYGQCMDSTGSVDVQLLYNTSYTRQACLVSCFQHLMVETCSCGYFFYPLPAGAEYCSYMRHPAWGHCFHHLYQKLKTHQLPCTTRCPRPCRESSYKLSAGTSRWPSSTSADWVLAVLGEPSRRNPWPSSASIKSWPLPLPSSPSRARTEGPTSRSGAQPLSPEPCPSISLAKVNIFYQELNYRTVDETPVYSVPQLLSAMGSLWSLWFGSSVLSVVEVLELLLDAIALTLLLCCRWLCGSRGQPRAATRVHPPSQRPASGPVAADTTSNAPGPGCLHLPRCCRDFSRSLG, from the exons ATGGAGAATGGAAGGCTGATGGCCCAGGTGGGGAGACCCGGGTGGGGTCAGGCCAAGTGGTGGGCTGGAGCCCTGCTGAGTCTCACTTCTCAGATGCAGGCTGAAGGCACGGGCCAAACAGTGGGTGGGGGGCCAGGAACCTGGACATGCCCCCAGGCATCCCCACCGACGCTGCCCGAGGAGGAACATGGAGAGAGGCTGGTAGAGCTGCACGCCTCCTTCAGGGAGCTGGTCACCTTCTTCTGCACCAACTCCACTATCCACGGCACCATCCGCCTTGTTTGCTCCAGCCAGAACCGCCTCAAGACGGCCTCCTGGGGGCTACTGCTGGCAGGAGCCCTGGGCGTGCTCTACTGGCAGTTCGCACTCCTCTTCGAGCAGTACTGGCGTTACCCGGTCATCATGACAGTGTCCGTGCACTCGGAGCGCAAGCTCTTCCCATCGGTCACTCTGTGCGACATGAACCCACACCG gcCACACTTAGCCCGCCACCATCTGCGGGTTCTGGATGACTTTGCCCGGGAGAGCATCTACTCCCTGTATCGGTTCAACTTTAGCGACAGCATGGACGCCCTGGGGGCCGAGGTCCCAGGTCCAGAGCCCGCCTTCCATCTGGACCGTAGGATCCGCCTGCAGAGGCTGAGGCCCTTGGACGGCCAGAACAGAGTGGGCTTCAAACTG TGTAACAGCACTGGCGGCGACTGTGTTGAGCGGGCCTACTCCTCCGGCGTGGTGGCCGCCCGGGAGTGGTACCGCTTCCACTACATAAACATCCTGGCCCTGCTGCCCGCTGCCCACGAGGACAGCCACGACAGCCACTTTGTCTTCTCCTGCCGCTACGATGACCGGGACTGCCATGCCCA GCACTTCCAGACATCCCACCACCCCACCTACGGCAGCTGCTACACTTTCAACGGTGTCTGGGCCGCACAACGACCGGGCGTCACCCACA GGATCAGCCTGGTCCTCAGGGCTGAGCAGCTGGACCACCTCCCTCTACTGTCCACGAAGGCTGGCATCAAGGTCATGATCCACCCACAAGACCACACGCCCTTCCTGGAGCATCAGGGCTTCAGCATCCGGCCAGGGACAGAGACCACCATTGACATCCGTGAG GACGAGGTGCACCGGCTCGGGAGCCCCTATGGGCAGTGCATGGACAGCACAGGCAGCGTGGACGTGCAGCTACTGTACAACACCTCCTACACCAGGCAG GCCTGTCTGGTCTCCTGCTTTCAGCATCTGATGGTGGAGACCTGCTCCTGCGGCTACTTCTTCTACCCTCTGCCGGCGGGGGCCGAGTACTGCAGCTACATGCGGCACCCAGCCTGGG GTCACTGCTTCCACCACCTCTACCAGAAACTGAAGACCCACCAGCTTCCCTGCACCACCCGATGCCCGCGGCCTTGCAG GGAGTCTTCGTACAAGCTCTCTGCCGGGACCTCCAGATGGCCTTCCTCCACATCAGCT GACTGGgtcctggctgtgctgggtgagCCAAGCCGACGGAACCCATGGCCATCTTCTGCCTCTATCAAgtcctggccgctgcccctgcCCTCCTCGCCCTCCAGGGCCCGCACAGAGGGCCCCACCAGCAGGTCTGGGGCTCAGCCCCTCTCACCTGAGCCCTGCCCCAGCATCAGCCTGGCCAAGGTGAACATTTTCTATCAGGAGCTCAACTACCGCACGGTGGACGAGACACCGGTCTACTCG GTGCCACAGCTGCTCTCAGCCATGGGCAGCCTCTGGAGCCTGTGGTTCGGTTCTTCCGTCCTCTCGGTTGTGGAGGTGCTAGAGCTGCTACTGGACGCCATAGCCCTCACCCTACTGCTGTGCTGCCGCTGGCTCTGTGGGTCTCGGGGCCAGCCCAGGGCGGCCACAAGGGTGCACCCTCCGAGCCAGAGGCCAGCCAGTGGACCAGTGGCTGCAGACACAACGTCGAATGCCCCGGGGCCTGGCTGCCTTCACCTACCAAGATGCTGCCGGGACTTCAGCAGGAGTCTCGGCTGA
- the SCNN1D gene encoding amiloride-sensitive sodium channel subunit delta isoform X2 produces MDAHAQGGCSLEMQAEGTGQTVGGGPGTWTCPQASPPTLPEEEHGERLVELHASFRELVTFFCTNSTIHGTIRLVCSSQNRLKTASWGLLLAGALGVLYWQFALLFEQYWRYPVIMTVSVHSERKLFPSVTLCDMNPHRPHLARHHLRVLDDFARESIYSLYRFNFSDSMDALGAEVPGPEPAFHLDRRIRLQRLRPLDGQNRVGFKLCNSTGGDCVERAYSSGVVAAREWYRFHYINILALLPAAHEDSHDSHFVFSCRYDDRDCHAQHFQTSHHPTYGSCYTFNGVWAAQRPGVTHRISLVLRAEQLDHLPLLSTKAGIKVMIHPQDHTPFLEHQGFSIRPGTETTIDIREDEVHRLGSPYGQCMDSTGSVDVQLLYNTSYTRQACLVSCFQHLMVETCSCGYFFYPLPAGAEYCSYMRHPAWGHCFHHLYQKLKTHQLPCTTRCPRPCRESSYKLSAGTSRWPSSTSADWVLAVLGEPSRRNPWPSSASIKSWPLPLPSSPSRARTEGPTSRSGAQPLSPEPCPSISLAKVNIFYQELNYRTVDETPVYSVPQLLSAMGSLWSLWFGSSVLSVVEVLELLLDAIALTLLLCCRWLCGSRGQPRAATRVHPPSQRPASGPVAADTTSNAPGPGCLHLPRCCRDFSRSLG; encoded by the exons ATGGATGCCCATGCACAGGGAGGGTGCAGCCTCGAG ATGCAGGCTGAAGGCACGGGCCAAACAGTGGGTGGGGGGCCAGGAACCTGGACATGCCCCCAGGCATCCCCACCGACGCTGCCCGAGGAGGAACATGGAGAGAGGCTGGTAGAGCTGCACGCCTCCTTCAGGGAGCTGGTCACCTTCTTCTGCACCAACTCCACTATCCACGGCACCATCCGCCTTGTTTGCTCCAGCCAGAACCGCCTCAAGACGGCCTCCTGGGGGCTACTGCTGGCAGGAGCCCTGGGCGTGCTCTACTGGCAGTTCGCACTCCTCTTCGAGCAGTACTGGCGTTACCCGGTCATCATGACAGTGTCCGTGCACTCGGAGCGCAAGCTCTTCCCATCGGTCACTCTGTGCGACATGAACCCACACCG gcCACACTTAGCCCGCCACCATCTGCGGGTTCTGGATGACTTTGCCCGGGAGAGCATCTACTCCCTGTATCGGTTCAACTTTAGCGACAGCATGGACGCCCTGGGGGCCGAGGTCCCAGGTCCAGAGCCCGCCTTCCATCTGGACCGTAGGATCCGCCTGCAGAGGCTGAGGCCCTTGGACGGCCAGAACAGAGTGGGCTTCAAACTG TGTAACAGCACTGGCGGCGACTGTGTTGAGCGGGCCTACTCCTCCGGCGTGGTGGCCGCCCGGGAGTGGTACCGCTTCCACTACATAAACATCCTGGCCCTGCTGCCCGCTGCCCACGAGGACAGCCACGACAGCCACTTTGTCTTCTCCTGCCGCTACGATGACCGGGACTGCCATGCCCA GCACTTCCAGACATCCCACCACCCCACCTACGGCAGCTGCTACACTTTCAACGGTGTCTGGGCCGCACAACGACCGGGCGTCACCCACA GGATCAGCCTGGTCCTCAGGGCTGAGCAGCTGGACCACCTCCCTCTACTGTCCACGAAGGCTGGCATCAAGGTCATGATCCACCCACAAGACCACACGCCCTTCCTGGAGCATCAGGGCTTCAGCATCCGGCCAGGGACAGAGACCACCATTGACATCCGTGAG GACGAGGTGCACCGGCTCGGGAGCCCCTATGGGCAGTGCATGGACAGCACAGGCAGCGTGGACGTGCAGCTACTGTACAACACCTCCTACACCAGGCAG GCCTGTCTGGTCTCCTGCTTTCAGCATCTGATGGTGGAGACCTGCTCCTGCGGCTACTTCTTCTACCCTCTGCCGGCGGGGGCCGAGTACTGCAGCTACATGCGGCACCCAGCCTGGG GTCACTGCTTCCACCACCTCTACCAGAAACTGAAGACCCACCAGCTTCCCTGCACCACCCGATGCCCGCGGCCTTGCAG GGAGTCTTCGTACAAGCTCTCTGCCGGGACCTCCAGATGGCCTTCCTCCACATCAGCT GACTGGgtcctggctgtgctgggtgagCCAAGCCGACGGAACCCATGGCCATCTTCTGCCTCTATCAAgtcctggccgctgcccctgcCCTCCTCGCCCTCCAGGGCCCGCACAGAGGGCCCCACCAGCAGGTCTGGGGCTCAGCCCCTCTCACCTGAGCCCTGCCCCAGCATCAGCCTGGCCAAGGTGAACATTTTCTATCAGGAGCTCAACTACCGCACGGTGGACGAGACACCGGTCTACTCG GTGCCACAGCTGCTCTCAGCCATGGGCAGCCTCTGGAGCCTGTGGTTCGGTTCTTCCGTCCTCTCGGTTGTGGAGGTGCTAGAGCTGCTACTGGACGCCATAGCCCTCACCCTACTGCTGTGCTGCCGCTGGCTCTGTGGGTCTCGGGGCCAGCCCAGGGCGGCCACAAGGGTGCACCCTCCGAGCCAGAGGCCAGCCAGTGGACCAGTGGCTGCAGACACAACGTCGAATGCCCCGGGGCCTGGCTGCCTTCACCTACCAAGATGCTGCCGGGACTTCAGCAGGAGTCTCGGCTGA